The following proteins are co-located in the Flavobacterium sp. CECT 9288 genome:
- a CDS encoding 1-acyl-sn-glycerol-3-phosphate acyltransferase — MKAIKIIFWVLWRVWFYVLMALPILVMFPFLVLSIVSERGYPYFFKMARIWAKCILFGMGFYYKIDEDQALIPHKSYMLVANHTSMTDIMLMLAITKNPFVFVGKKELSKIPLFGFFYKRTCILVDRNSSKSRLEVFDRAQKRIQQGLSICIFPEGGVPDDESIVLDAFKDGAFRLAVDHGLPIVPITLPDNKKRFSFTFLSGSPGLMRVKIHHHVPTTAVDGVDRKEIRDQVRSTIYHQLLLFAAGSSKTHN, encoded by the coding sequence ATGAAAGCAATCAAAATTATTTTTTGGGTACTGTGGCGTGTTTGGTTTTATGTTCTAATGGCACTACCCATTCTGGTCATGTTTCCCTTTTTAGTATTGTCTATCGTGTCAGAGCGCGGATATCCTTACTTTTTTAAGATGGCTCGTATTTGGGCCAAGTGTATCCTATTTGGTATGGGTTTTTATTATAAAATTGATGAAGACCAGGCTTTAATTCCTCACAAGAGTTATATGCTAGTGGCCAATCATACTTCTATGACTGACATTATGCTGATGCTTGCTATTACCAAGAACCCGTTTGTTTTTGTTGGTAAAAAAGAACTTTCTAAGATTCCCTTATTTGGTTTTTTCTACAAAAGAACGTGTATTCTTGTAGATAGAAATTCATCAAAAAGTAGGTTAGAAGTTTTTGATAGAGCTCAAAAAAGGATTCAACAAGGATTAAGCATTTGTATTTTTCCCGAAGGCGGTGTCCCTGATGATGAATCTATTGTATTGGATGCTTTCAAAGACGGTGCTTTTAGACTGGCAGTAGATCACGGACTACCTATTGTGCCTATTACGTTACCTGATAATAAAAAACGATTTTCATTTACTTTTTTGAGTGGTAGTCCAGGTTTAATGCGTGTTAAAATTCACCATCACGTTCCCACTACAGCTGTTGATGGTGTAGATCGAAAAGAAATTCGGGATCAAGTGCGTTCCACCATTTACCATCAGTTGTTGTTATTTGCAGCAGGATCTTCTAAAACTCATAACTAA
- a CDS encoding DNA polymerase III subunit delta': MQFSDILGQEHIKDHLTKNASLGRIPHAQLFVGPEGSGTLPMALAYAQYIICNNTQGENEGTNAACNIKFEKFAHPDLHFIYPTVSTDAIKGKPKSLDFITEWREFIEKKPYGSLFDWYQILDVKNKQGEIRVEDAQEILKSLALKSFEGGYKIMIVWMADKLNIPASNKLLKLLEEPSDKTVFILISENEEDIIQTIRSRCQVLHFNGLSESTIAQALEKEWEVDSATAQKIAHQAQGNYNKAQQLLQPNRETDFFEKWFVDWVRAAFRAKGNAAAIQDLIQWSEQIAVLGRETQKEFLQFCIEMFRQALLLNYQTPSLVYIETKVEKFKLENFAPFVNGNNIFDIYKELSDAMYHIERNGNAKIILTDLSIKLTRLIHKK; this comes from the coding sequence ATGCAATTTTCAGATATATTAGGGCAAGAGCACATTAAAGATCACTTGACAAAAAATGCTAGTTTGGGAAGGATTCCACACGCGCAACTGTTTGTTGGGCCTGAGGGATCTGGGACATTACCCATGGCTTTAGCTTATGCACAATACATTATTTGTAATAACACACAAGGTGAAAACGAGGGAACTAATGCAGCTTGTAACATCAAATTTGAGAAATTTGCACACCCTGATTTGCATTTTATTTACCCCACAGTTAGCACCGATGCCATAAAAGGAAAACCCAAAAGCTTAGATTTTATTACGGAATGGAGGGAATTCATAGAAAAAAAACCTTATGGAAGCTTGTTTGACTGGTACCAAATATTAGACGTAAAAAACAAACAAGGGGAAATTAGAGTTGAAGATGCACAAGAGATTTTGAAATCACTAGCTTTAAAATCATTTGAAGGAGGTTACAAAATCATGATTGTATGGATGGCTGATAAGCTGAACATACCGGCCTCTAATAAATTGTTGAAATTATTAGAAGAACCTAGTGATAAGACAGTGTTTATTTTAATTTCTGAAAACGAAGAAGATATTATACAAACCATTAGATCCCGCTGTCAAGTATTGCATTTTAATGGTTTGAGTGAGTCTACAATAGCCCAAGCCTTAGAGAAAGAATGGGAAGTTGATTCCGCAACAGCGCAAAAAATAGCACATCAAGCCCAAGGAAATTATAATAAAGCCCAGCAATTGTTGCAACCCAATAGAGAAACCGATTTTTTTGAAAAATGGTTTGTTGACTGGGTAAGAGCAGCCTTTAGGGCAAAAGGAAATGCAGCAGCCATTCAAGATTTGATACAATGGAGTGAACAAATAGCCGTTTTGGGTAGAGAAACCCAAAAGGAATTTTTACAGTTTTGTATTGAAATGTTTCGACAAGCGTTGTTGCTTAACTATCAAACACCATCTCTTGTTTACATAGAAACTAAAGTTGAGAAATTCAAACTAGAGAATTTTGCTCCTTTTGTTAACGGAAATAACATTTTTGACATTTATAAAGAACTATCAGATGCCATGTATCACATTGAAAGAAATGGAAATGCCAAAATTATCCTAACCGACTTGTCTATAAAACTAACACGATTAATCCATAAAAAATAA
- a CDS encoding DoxX family protein has translation MNNTTSILILIFLAITFLQSSYDKLFYWKDNVEWLKGHFAATPLKNQVPLALLNVLVLELITGILSVVGCIEMFINGGKIFGFYGAVFACITLLMLLFGQRLAKDYDGARTIVIYFMPAIFAVYLLN, from the coding sequence ATGAACAACACTACTTCAATTTTAATTTTAATTTTTTTGGCTATTACCTTTTTACAATCCAGTTATGACAAACTATTTTATTGGAAAGACAATGTGGAATGGCTTAAAGGACATTTTGCTGCCACACCACTTAAAAATCAAGTACCACTAGCTTTACTGAACGTTCTTGTTCTGGAACTAATTACGGGAATATTAAGTGTAGTAGGTTGTATTGAAATGTTCATTAATGGCGGAAAAATATTTGGGTTTTACGGTGCCGTTTTTGCCTGTATCACTTTGTTAATGCTTCTTTTTGGGCAGCGTTTAGCCAAGGATTATGACGGCGCAAGAACTATTGTAATTTATTTTATGCCCGCAATTTTTGCCGTTTATTTATTGAATTAA
- a CDS encoding acyl-CoA thioesterase, protein MTPKNPSESLTTLTDLVLPSETNPLNNLFGGELLARMDRAASIAARRHSRRIVVTASVNHVAFNRAIPLGSVVTVEAKVSRAFKSSMEIYIDIWVEDRESGNKTKANEAIYTFVAVDDTGRPVEVPQIVPETELEKQRFEAALRRKQLSLVLAGKMNPHDATELKALFT, encoded by the coding sequence ATGACACCAAAAAATCCATCTGAGTCTTTAACAACACTCACCGATCTTGTATTACCTAGTGAAACCAATCCCTTGAACAACCTTTTTGGAGGAGAATTGCTGGCAAGAATGGATCGTGCTGCCAGTATAGCCGCAAGAAGACATTCACGCCGAATTGTAGTTACCGCATCTGTAAATCATGTTGCGTTTAATAGAGCAATTCCGCTAGGGAGCGTAGTTACTGTTGAAGCAAAAGTTTCTAGAGCTTTTAAAAGTTCTATGGAAATATATATTGATATTTGGGTAGAGGATAGAGAATCTGGAAATAAAACCAAAGCAAACGAAGCCATCTATACCTTTGTTGCAGTAGATGACACTGGTCGACCTGTAGAAGTTCCTCAAATTGTTCCCGAAACAGAACTAGAAAAACAACGTTTTGAAGCAGCACTTAGACGCAAACAATTGAGCTTAGTTTTGGCTGGAAAAATGAATCCGCATGATGCCACAGAATTAAAGGCTTTGTTTACCTAA
- a CDS encoding PorT family protein: protein MHDKKNIDRYFQEQFKDFEVQPEPQVWEAIELSLRKKKKRRKVLPFWLKISGIAASLLVGLLLVQKTQYAGSKPEIKIVNQSKAREKETLQKKKFITKPNLIDKEPQQVVTNQQPNQTNYEKETIRVTGPKINSNQKKNKKDYLVHIQKNNTSVSDNAIKDSEGLALAQQQDNSVVAKDIIAVQNAQSKKQITDTEMFNKTQAVTNKEVSAAINTLEEILKNKNTTPESNPTKGNKWKITPTVAAVYLNTNSSGSALDPQLAQNKKTNDNSSSYGIGIHYALNQKMSLRSGINRLALGYNTNNVSYTAGLRNNTVSNINFRNSSSIEITNNNGATTLSSFEKNLQKNNVGALNQQMNYFEIPFEMSYAVIDKKIGIHLIAGVSTLLLKDNEVRLESEGFNGTLGSATNLNSVHFSTNFGFGVRYKLIKSFQLSLEPMLKYQINTFTNNSSNFKPMVMGVYTGISYEF from the coding sequence ATGCACGATAAAAAAAATATTGACCGGTATTTTCAAGAACAATTTAAGGATTTTGAAGTCCAACCTGAGCCACAGGTGTGGGAAGCTATTGAACTAAGTTTACGCAAAAAAAAGAAAAGACGAAAGGTTTTACCGTTTTGGCTTAAAATAAGTGGAATTGCGGCCTCATTATTGGTAGGGTTATTGCTAGTTCAAAAAACACAATATGCGGGTTCAAAACCTGAAATAAAGATTGTAAACCAATCAAAAGCTAGAGAAAAAGAAACGCTCCAAAAAAAGAAGTTCATCACCAAACCAAACCTCATTGATAAGGAGCCGCAACAAGTAGTGACTAACCAACAACCAAACCAAACGAATTATGAAAAAGAAACTATACGAGTTACTGGACCTAAAATCAATTCGAACCAAAAGAAGAATAAAAAGGATTATCTCGTTCATATCCAAAAAAATAATACATCGGTAAGTGATAACGCTATAAAAGATTCAGAAGGGTTAGCATTAGCACAACAACAAGATAACAGTGTCGTTGCAAAAGATATCATAGCCGTACAAAATGCGCAATCAAAGAAACAAATTACTGACACTGAAATGTTTAATAAGACGCAAGCCGTTACAAATAAAGAAGTGAGCGCTGCCATAAACACTTTGGAAGAAATTTTAAAAAATAAAAATACAACTCCAGAATCTAACCCAACAAAGGGTAACAAATGGAAAATAACACCTACTGTTGCAGCCGTATATTTAAACACAAACAGCAGCGGATCTGCACTGGATCCTCAACTGGCTCAAAATAAAAAAACGAATGACAACTCATCAAGTTATGGGATTGGTATACACTATGCTTTGAACCAAAAAATGAGCCTGCGCAGTGGTATAAACAGGTTAGCCTTAGGGTACAATACAAACAATGTGTCCTATACAGCAGGACTAAGAAATAATACCGTATCAAACATTAACTTCAGGAATTCTTCATCCATTGAAATTACTAACAACAATGGCGCTACTACCCTATCTAGTTTTGAGAAAAACTTACAAAAAAACAATGTAGGAGCACTAAACCAACAGATGAATTATTTTGAAATTCCGTTTGAAATGTCCTATGCAGTAATTGATAAAAAAATAGGAATACATCTCATTGCAGGTGTTAGTACATTACTTTTAAAGGATAATGAAGTGAGATTGGAATCTGAAGGGTTCAATGGAACCCTTGGTAGCGCAACCAATTTAAATTCGGTACACTTTAGTACTAATTTTGGCTTTGGAGTACGCTACAAACTCATAAAATCATTTCAACTCAGTTTAGAGCCCATGCTCAAGTACCAAATAAATACTTTTACAAACAACAGCAGTAACTTTAAGCCGATGGTAATGGGAGTATATACCGGAATTAGTTATGAGTTTTAG
- the recA gene encoding recombinase RecA: protein MSTEKESKLKALQLTLDKLDKTYGKGTVMKMGDKAIEEVEVISSGSLGVDLALGVNGYPKGRIIEIYGPESSGKTTLTLHAIAEAQKAGGIAAFIDAEHAFDRNYAEKLGVDIENLIISQPDNGEQALEIAENLIRSGAIDIVVIDSVAALTPKSEIEGEMGDSKMGLHARLMSQALRKLTGTISKTNCTVFFINQLREKIGVMFGNPETTTGGNALKFYASVRLDIRRSTQIKDGDNVLGNRTKVKVVKNKVAPPFKVAEFDIMYGEGISKTGEILDLAVEFEIIKKAGSWFSYGETKLGQGRDAVKTLIKDNPELADELELKIKARIKELAGE, encoded by the coding sequence ATGAGTACAGAAAAAGAATCTAAATTAAAAGCGTTACAACTTACGCTTGACAAACTAGACAAGACCTACGGAAAAGGTACTGTAATGAAAATGGGAGATAAAGCCATTGAAGAAGTAGAAGTAATTTCTTCGGGATCTTTGGGAGTTGATTTAGCTCTTGGCGTAAATGGATATCCGAAAGGAAGAATCATTGAAATCTACGGACCAGAATCATCAGGTAAAACAACTTTAACGTTGCACGCTATTGCCGAAGCTCAAAAGGCAGGAGGAATTGCAGCATTTATAGATGCAGAGCACGCATTTGATAGAAATTATGCAGAAAAATTAGGAGTAGATATTGAAAACCTAATCATATCTCAACCTGATAACGGAGAACAAGCCTTAGAAATTGCTGAAAATTTAATTCGCTCAGGTGCTATTGATATTGTAGTAATTGACTCCGTAGCTGCCTTGACACCAAAAAGTGAAATTGAAGGAGAAATGGGTGATTCTAAAATGGGATTGCACGCTAGATTAATGTCACAAGCTTTAAGAAAATTAACTGGAACCATAAGCAAAACAAATTGTACAGTATTTTTTATCAACCAGTTGAGAGAAAAAATCGGAGTTATGTTTGGTAATCCAGAAACTACAACGGGTGGTAATGCCTTGAAATTTTATGCATCTGTACGATTAGACATTCGTCGTTCTACACAAATAAAGGATGGTGATAATGTTTTAGGAAACAGAACCAAAGTAAAAGTAGTTAAAAACAAAGTGGCACCGCCATTTAAAGTAGCCGAATTTGACATCATGTATGGCGAAGGAATTTCAAAAACAGGTGAGATATTAGACTTAGCAGTAGAATTTGAAATAATTAAAAAAGCAGGTTCTTGGTTTAGTTACGGCGAAACCAAATTAGGTCAAGGTCGGGATGCTGTTAAAACCTTAATTAAAGACAATCCAGAACTAGCCGATGAGCTAGAACTTAAAATTAAAGCTAGAATTAAAGAATTAGCTGGAGAATAA
- a CDS encoding RNA polymerase sigma factor yields MGLDQIIANCKKNCPKAQEELYGLFAKKLFGICLKYSKSYSDAQDNLHDGFILILNKINQFSNKGSFEGWAKRVMINNALQKFKDIRFLNIVDTDLAEEEITIDDEPIALETLLKMVQELPDQYRLVFSLYVLDGYSHKEIAEILNITTGTTKSNLARARMILREKINSYTGNPTRTKYNAR; encoded by the coding sequence GTGGGGTTAGATCAAATCATTGCAAACTGTAAAAAAAACTGTCCAAAAGCACAAGAGGAGCTGTATGGACTGTTTGCAAAAAAACTTTTTGGAATCTGCCTCAAATATTCTAAGAGTTATTCAGATGCACAAGACAATTTGCATGATGGTTTTATACTCATCTTGAATAAAATAAATCAATTTAGTAACAAGGGCTCTTTTGAAGGTTGGGCCAAAAGAGTTATGATTAACAATGCCTTACAAAAATTTAAAGACATACGGTTTTTGAATATTGTGGATACCGACTTAGCTGAAGAAGAAATTACAATTGATGATGAACCCATAGCACTGGAAACGCTACTCAAAATGGTACAAGAATTACCTGATCAATACCGTTTAGTATTTAGTCTATATGTACTAGACGGCTATTCACACAAGGAAATTGCCGAAATACTCAATATCACTACGGGCACAACTAAATCAAATTTGGCCCGAGCCCGAATGATTTTGAGAGAAAAAATAAATTCTTATACCGGTAACCCTACTAGAACAAAATACAATGCACGATAA
- a CDS encoding gliding motility-associated C-terminal domain-containing protein, translating into MKCRRPPTIFKAYQFLFLLLFLLAVNSLHAQFTINKPSLGFTQICANSNFNTFEVSFSFNPPGSLSASNQFILELSDGVGSFSTPIALSFTEKPNSATLSSRTFIFAVPTTTGGENFRIRVRSTAPAATSPSSNAFAAYYKLQDTQFSINNFNESATYCRGGSYVLTIDNPGTGTNDSPLKYPSLTFKWFKEPSLVPIATTPSLTVTSPGRYYVETNYGTCTSDSFSNRVTVGEAAGTVATVTSSKGNPFCPSEGSTTLSTQAGNTYQWFLNDVAIVGATSQNYSTTTAGNYTVRVDFGGCTSTGAINLENVPFTSSLNVTGTTIINEGETKQIVATTSANNPTFEWFLNGTLIPSATTNTLNVNQEGNYSLTITQTTGCISKKELPFEIRFPFVDPNVVLIPNIISPNNDGINDTWIIPQQYISGTNTSVVVLNARGEMVLNTTNYQNNWPEEQLDFKSVNPIYYYIITTQDNTIKKGSITVIR; encoded by the coding sequence ATGAAATGTAGACGCCCCCCTACTATTTTTAAAGCCTATCAATTTTTATTTTTATTGCTGTTTTTATTAGCAGTTAATTCCTTACACGCACAATTCACTATAAACAAGCCTTCGCTTGGTTTTACCCAAATATGTGCAAACAGTAATTTTAATACTTTTGAGGTTAGTTTTTCATTCAATCCTCCGGGATCATTAAGCGCCTCAAATCAATTTATACTAGAGCTGTCCGATGGAGTGGGAAGTTTTTCCACTCCAATAGCTCTTAGTTTCACAGAGAAACCAAATTCTGCCACACTCTCCTCAAGAACTTTTATTTTTGCTGTTCCAACCACAACGGGAGGTGAAAATTTCAGAATTAGAGTACGCAGTACTGCTCCTGCAGCAACTAGTCCTAGTTCTAACGCATTCGCGGCTTATTACAAGTTACAAGACACCCAATTTTCTATCAATAATTTCAATGAAAGCGCCACGTATTGTAGAGGTGGTTCGTATGTATTGACTATTGACAATCCGGGAACGGGAACTAATGATTCCCCTTTAAAATATCCATCACTAACATTTAAATGGTTCAAAGAACCAAGTTTAGTGCCTATAGCCACAACACCTAGCCTTACAGTTACATCACCAGGAAGGTATTATGTTGAAACAAATTATGGTACATGTACTTCTGATTCTTTTTCTAACAGAGTTACGGTTGGAGAAGCTGCGGGTACAGTAGCAACGGTTACGTCAAGCAAAGGAAATCCATTTTGTCCGTCAGAAGGGTCAACAACATTAAGTACACAAGCTGGAAATACCTACCAGTGGTTTTTAAACGATGTCGCCATCGTGGGTGCCACTAGCCAAAATTATAGTACCACTACAGCTGGGAATTATACAGTTAGAGTTGATTTTGGAGGCTGTACCTCTACAGGTGCCATCAATCTAGAAAATGTACCTTTTACAAGTTCCTTAAATGTTACAGGAACAACCATTATCAATGAAGGAGAAACTAAGCAAATTGTAGCAACTACATCCGCAAATAATCCTACGTTTGAATGGTTCTTGAATGGTACTTTGATACCTTCAGCCACTACAAATACATTGAATGTAAATCAAGAAGGAAATTATTCTTTAACTATAACACAAACTACCGGTTGCATTTCAAAAAAAGAATTACCATTTGAAATCCGTTTTCCTTTCGTAGATCCTAATGTGGTTTTAATTCCAAATATAATAAGTCCTAATAATGATGGTATCAATGATACTTGGATTATACCACAACAATATATAAGTGGTACAAACACATCGGTGGTGGTCTTGAATGCAAGGGGTGAAATGGTTTTGAATACTACAAATTATCAAAATAATTGGCCAGAAGAGCAACTGGATTTTAAATCTGTGAATCCCATTTATTACTATATCATTACAACACAAGATAATACGATTAAAAAGGGTTCCATCACAGTAATTAGGTAA